A single window of Syntrophus aciditrophicus SB DNA harbors:
- a CDS encoding cyclohexane-1-carbonyl-CoA dehydrogenase: protein MYINTETEDLKTAIDAIRKAVKDRIAPLAAEVDDSGVIKPEIYDLLWDLGLMTVTYPPEYGGSETNPGTLLCIGCEEIAKACASTALLLIIQAVGSFPLMHGGRKELLDRIAPRIVNNRELAGYLVSEPGAGSDVKAIRTKAVKDGNDWVINGTKCWATNGPIASFYSCLCRTKDDKGVQGYSFFLVERNTPGLSVGKIEHKMGMRGSQTSEVILEDVRVPAENLLGELNNGFKLAMKDFDMSRPAIAAQALGISEGAFAQMETYSRERYTFGKPLCEHGMITQIIADSAALIEAGRGLIYQAADLYDKGKKNTKLASMAKFFMGDAAVKITTDAIQVFGGYGYTHDYPVERMFRDAKLTQIFEGANQIQRIVVAREIRDEQSK from the coding sequence ATGTACATCAACACGGAGACTGAAGATCTGAAAACCGCGATCGATGCGATACGCAAGGCAGTAAAGGATCGTATTGCTCCCCTGGCCGCAGAGGTCGATGACTCGGGTGTTATCAAACCGGAAATATATGATCTTTTATGGGATCTGGGGCTCATGACCGTGACCTATCCACCGGAATACGGCGGATCGGAAACTAATCCCGGGACACTTTTGTGCATAGGGTGTGAAGAGATAGCGAAAGCCTGCGCTTCAACGGCCCTGCTGCTGATCATTCAGGCCGTGGGAAGTTTTCCCCTCATGCATGGCGGCAGAAAGGAACTTCTTGATCGCATCGCGCCGAGGATCGTGAACAATCGTGAACTGGCCGGGTATCTGGTATCGGAACCCGGAGCCGGATCAGATGTGAAGGCGATTCGGACCAAGGCGGTCAAAGACGGCAACGACTGGGTTATCAACGGGACCAAGTGCTGGGCCACAAATGGGCCGATTGCTTCTTTCTATTCCTGCCTGTGCCGGACCAAGGATGATAAGGGAGTTCAGGGTTATTCCTTCTTCCTGGTGGAACGAAACACCCCCGGACTGTCGGTTGGAAAAATCGAGCACAAAATGGGGATGAGGGGTTCCCAAACCTCCGAAGTGATACTTGAAGATGTGCGCGTGCCCGCGGAAAACCTGCTGGGTGAGTTGAACAACGGCTTCAAGCTCGCCATGAAGGATTTCGACATGTCCCGTCCGGCTATCGCGGCGCAGGCCCTGGGAATTTCCGAGGGTGCTTTCGCGCAGATGGAGACCTATTCGAGGGAACGGTATACCTTTGGCAAGCCTCTGTGCGAGCACGGGATGATCACTCAGATTATCGCCGACAGCGCGGCTCTGATCGAGGCGGGAAGGGGTCTTATCTATCAGGCGGCGGATCTGTATGACAAGGGGAAGAAAAATACCAAATTGGCCTCCATGGCCAAGTTCTTCATGGGCGATGCCGCCGTGAAAATCACCACCGATGCGATTCAGGTCTTTGGCGGATATGGCTACACGCATGATTATCCGGTGGAGCGCATGTTCCGGGATGCGAAACTGACCCAGATCTTTGAAGGGGCCAATCAAATTCAACGCATTGTCGTTGCAAGGGAGATCCGTGATGAGCAATCAAAGTAA
- a CDS encoding cyclohex-1-ene-1-carbonyl-CoA dehydrogenase produces MKGPIKFNALSLQGRSVMSNQSNDTTITQRRDTMNELTEEQKLLMEMVRNLAVREIAPRAIEIDENHSFPVHARDLFADLGLLSPLVPVEYGGTGMDITTFAMVLEEIGKVCASTALMLLAQADGMLSIILDGSPALKEKYLPRFGEKSTLMTAFAATEPGAGSDLLAMKTRAVKKGDKYVINGQKCFITNGSVADILTVWAYTDPSKGAKGMSTFVVERGTPGLIYGHNEKKMGMRGCPNSELFFEDLEVPAENLVGEEGKGFAYLMGALSINRVFCASQAVGIAQGALERAMQHTREREQFGKPIAHLTPIQFMIADMATEVEAARLLVRKATTLLDAKDKRGPLIGGMAKTFASDTAMKVTTDAVQVMGGSGYMQEYQVERMMREAKLTQIYTGTNQITRMVTGRSLLFPS; encoded by the coding sequence TTGAAGGGGCCAATCAAATTCAACGCATTGTCGTTGCAAGGGAGATCCGTGATGAGCAATCAAAGTAATGATACCACAATCACTCAAAGGAGAGATACAATGAACGAACTTACCGAAGAGCAAAAACTTTTAATGGAAATGGTGCGCAATCTGGCGGTTAGGGAAATTGCGCCGAGGGCCATAGAAATAGATGAGAATCATTCTTTTCCGGTGCATGCCCGGGACCTCTTCGCGGATCTGGGGCTTCTGAGCCCGCTGGTGCCTGTCGAATACGGCGGAACAGGAATGGATATTACGACTTTTGCGATGGTCCTTGAGGAAATCGGCAAGGTTTGCGCTTCCACCGCCCTGATGCTGCTCGCTCAGGCTGACGGCATGCTGTCCATCATCCTGGACGGCAGCCCGGCCCTCAAGGAGAAGTATCTGCCCCGGTTTGGCGAAAAATCCACGCTGATGACCGCCTTTGCCGCCACAGAACCGGGAGCCGGTTCGGATTTGCTGGCCATGAAAACCCGTGCAGTCAAGAAGGGCGACAAGTACGTGATCAACGGACAGAAATGTTTTATCACCAATGGTTCTGTGGCTGACATCCTCACGGTGTGGGCTTATACGGATCCGTCAAAAGGCGCGAAAGGCATGAGCACCTTTGTGGTGGAAAGAGGCACTCCCGGTTTGATTTACGGCCACAATGAAAAAAAGATGGGGATGCGTGGATGCCCCAACTCCGAACTCTTCTTCGAGGACCTGGAAGTTCCTGCGGAAAACCTGGTCGGTGAAGAAGGCAAAGGATTCGCCTATCTCATGGGTGCGCTTTCCATTAACCGTGTTTTCTGTGCATCCCAGGCTGTGGGCATTGCTCAGGGAGCTCTGGAAAGGGCCATGCAGCACACCCGCGAGCGTGAACAGTTCGGCAAGCCCATCGCCCATCTGACTCCGATCCAGTTCATGATCGCCGATATGGCGACTGAAGTCGAAGCCGCGCGCCTCCTGGTCCGGAAGGCGACAACACTGCTCGATGCAAAAGACAAACGAGGACCACTGATCGGTGGAATGGCCAAGACATTTGCCAGCGATACGGCGATGAAGGTGACGACCGACGCGGTTCAGGTTATGGGCGGGTCGGGTTATATGCAGGAATACCAGGTGGAGCGAATGATGCGCGAGGCCAAGTTGACCCAGATTTACACGGGAACCAACCAGATCACCCGAATGGTCACCGGCCGCAGCCTGTTGTTTCCGTCGTAA
- a CDS encoding response regulator transcription factor, with protein sequence MTKKRVMIVDDHPILRKGLSMLINQEPDLTVVAEADTAQRALEMIDSHKPDMLIVDISLPGIDGIELIKMVKLNNRDLPSLVVSMHDESLFAERALRAGARGYIMKQEALDKILVAIRRVLAREIFVSDKIATCMLEKLVSSDDKAVSSPIGLLSNRELTVFRMIGQGYKTSQIAEKLHLSIKTIESYRAHIKEKLKLSDGTELLKYAIQWVQNTP encoded by the coding sequence ATGACGAAAAAAAGAGTGATGATAGTCGATGACCATCCCATCCTCCGTAAGGGACTATCCATGCTCATTAATCAGGAGCCGGATCTGACGGTCGTTGCTGAAGCCGACACGGCCCAGCGGGCCCTGGAAATGATCGACTCACACAAGCCCGACATGCTGATCGTCGATATTTCTCTGCCTGGAATTGACGGCATTGAATTGATCAAAATGGTCAAGCTGAATAACCGGGATCTCCCGTCGCTCGTGGTCTCTATGCATGACGAATCGCTCTTTGCCGAGCGTGCGCTCCGAGCGGGGGCCAGGGGATATATCATGAAGCAGGAGGCCCTGGATAAGATCCTGGTAGCCATCCGCCGGGTTCTGGCCAGGGAAATCTTTGTCAGCGATAAAATCGCCACCTGTATGCTGGAAAAGCTGGTCTCCAGCGATGACAAGGCTGTAAGCTCCCCCATCGGTCTTTTGAGCAACCGGGAACTGACGGTTTTCCGGATGATCGGTCAGGGCTACAAAACCAGTCAGATCGCGGAGAAGCTTCATCTCAGCATCAAAACCATCGAATCCTACCGGGCACACATAAAGGAAAAGCTGAAGCTGAGTGACGGCACGGAACTTCTTAAATACGCCATCCAGTGGGTGCAGAACACACCTTAG